The Oncorhynchus mykiss isolate Arlee chromosome 5, USDA_OmykA_1.1, whole genome shotgun sequence DNA window gcacgaagggctattctacaaaattctacaaagtgggcttggtggtaaggtgtatgacttaataaaatgtatgtacacagaaaacaagtgtgcaataaaaatcaaaaaccaaagaacataatttttttcacaatgtcgaggtgtgagacaaggctgcaatttgagtccaaatcttttcaacatttatatcaatgaattagcagacatgttggaccaatctccagccccaggactcacactatttgacacagaggtgaaatacctgctatatgctgatgacttggtacttctatcaccaagcaaagaaggtcttcaacaaaacattaatattctggagcaatattgccataattgggccctggcagtaaatttccaaaaaactaaaatcatgattttccaaaaaaaacccagatgttagaaacacaaatgtaaattcaccctgaacaacaccttaattgaacacacaaaaaattacacctaccttggtctgaccatatctgcatcgggaaactttaatatggcagtgaaggcactcaaagaaaaagcccgcagagcaatgtatgcaataaaaatgaaattattcaaaatcaacatcccaattagaatttggactaaaatatttgacagtgtaatcctaccaatagtaCTTtgtggaagtgaggtttgggggccactcaagaaactggattttaaaatgtgggacaaacatccaattgaagccctacatgcagaattctgtcggaaaattctacaagtccagagaaatacaccaactaatgcatgtagggcagaattgggccgttttccagtaataatgaaaatacagaaaagatcattaaaattttggctacatctaaattcaagtccaaattcgagtctgcaatttaaagcacttcaagcccaagagctgagcccagaaacgagccctctcagtcagctggtgttggacctcaccaaccaagctgacaccagcactgcttcaaaagaaagaattccaataagcaaaatcatgaaccaatcaaaggaatcatatttacaatactgggaaaacgaaacaaaatcccaaagccgactaaattgctatctgaccctaaacagagaatatgaattggctgattatctctactctgtcagagatacgaagcagagacagatccttaccaagtacaggctgagtgactaccgattggcaatagaaaccggcagacataaaaagacatggctacccaaagaggagcgtgtatgtggtcactgcatgacaggggaggtagagacagagatgcactttctcctttactgtgataaatattcctcacaaagagatttattattcacagaaatgactacatatattccaaatttttacaaattgaacccagaggaaaaactaagaatactcatgggcgaaggagcaatggctcctcttgcagccaaatatgtattttcctgccatagcctgagggacactgaataataacatctgcatagtaaacagtaacttacttattattactattattgttattactataattattcatgtttatcattccaaatatgggtggtaacggtagtgataacagtttagtgatggtagtagtagtcgtagtaatgatgattgtagttgtagtactgatataaagaagaagatgaccgttatttagttataagttagttatagtttcatttctactattgactgttaccattttattgttattaattttgtatttaattttgtattattatttactaccattttatattattatttgctatcatttataattttgttacaatgtatattgtatgcattgttgctttggcaatattgacacaatgtttttcatgccaataaagcagcttgaatttgaatttgaatttgacattgagagatgaagagagagacggggaaagagagagagagagagagagagagagagagagagaaagagagagagagacattgagagatgaagagagagagagacggagagggagagagagagagagagagagagagagagaagagacattgagagatgaagagagagagacggagagagagagagagagagagagagagagagattgagagacgaagagagagagagagagagagagagagagagagagacagagaaagagagagagagagagacggagagagagagacggagagagagagagagagacagagacagacagacagacagacagacagacagacagacagacagaggattaAACGTTATTGTAGTGTAAGTATGTCTGCCTTTTATAAAACACTCTTCTGGCTTTACATTAAATCCTCGAAGGTGGACAAACAAAGCAGTCATTTTGAGACTTGAATCCAAACTTTATGCAAACGTCACAGTTTGTGAGCCGGCAATATTTAAAATCCTTATGGTATGAGCTGCATTAGATAACTTCCTTCATAGcttttttccattttgtacttaaTTCTCACCCCTTGTCTTGTGATTTCAAGGCTAAGAAGTCCACCTCCTCACACTTATGTACAGTGGCAGATTTTGCTGTTGAGATGTATGATGTACTGGATGCCATCAACTACCAGTCGTATAACGACTTTGTCTTGAGAGTGGGTGagtgaaaacacacacgaacacgAATGCATGCatgtacacatgcacacagacgaacaggcacacaaacacacacgtacccccccccccccccccccccccccacacacacacacaaataaacacacacagacagacacacacaggtccaCACAGATTGTTGTGAGAGTCAATGCGTAAAGCTGTGACCTTTGACAGTCCGTCAGCACCATCAAGAGCCTTCTGACAGGAAGCGTGTCACAGGGAGACCTGAGGGGTTgacactagttaccacagccacagtcTTTATCGTAAATATGAATAGACATATATACTTTCATATATACattaatatatataaaatataatatatataaatatatttaatatatataaaattggcttttttgtcttaatttaaggttagggttaggtataaggttagcagtgtggttaaggttagggttacggttagggttaggtttaaaatctgattttaagaaaataaattgtGGAAATAGGCAGTGTTTAACCGTGACCATGACATTGACTGTGGTAACTAGTAATGTCCGACCTTGGTTTCAATTGTATTTGTTATCTTGTTTGGAACCCGAACCTGCTAGTTAGTCACTGTAGTGCCTGATGTACACACTTCCATACTGTCAgcagactctgtgtgtgtgtgtgtgtgtgtgtgtgtgtgcgtgtgcgtgcgtgcgtgtgtgtgtgtaggtattaACGTGGGTCCAGTAGTAGCAGGAGTGATTGGAGCACGGAGGCCTCAGTATGATATCTGGGGTAACACAGTCAACGTGGCCAGCAGGATGGACACCACCGGACTACCTGGCAAGATACAGGTACAgcaccccaaacacacacaaatgtacagacacacgcacacataatCACGCACACATAATGCacgcagatgcacacacacacacactatgcaggTGATCATTCAGCCGTCGTTTGTTATCATGTGTCCTACATTACCCCCAGGTGACAGAAGATGTGCAGCGCATCATTAAGGGTCAATATGACTTTGTGTGCCGTGGCAAGGTCAGCGTCAAGGGCAAAGGACAGATGCTTACCTACTTCCTGGAGGGGCGGATCCCCGGCAGAGGGTCACAGCACCAGCCCAGGAACCTGGATCGCTCCCGGACAAGTCTTTTCAACCGTTCAGCCATTAGCAACATCTGCACCAAACTGAGCCCCGCCCCCACCATGACCGCCTATTCCACGATGCGAAACCCCACCCCCGGCACAGCCAATGCAGCAACCACCTCCACAAACAGCACCATCCTCTACCTGCCCTCTGTGGCTGTTCCCACGGCGATGGAGGTGTGAGTGAGTGGCTGACATGAAGACTGTCTAAATAGTGACCAAGGAATCTCCCTTGACAGATAGAGAGTGGAGATCAAGAGAGAGCTAGAGTAGAGCTGTTAGAAAGTCACTGAAAGTAAGAGTGAaatagggatgagagagagagaggaagaagttgCGGGTTCCACTTTAATGGACtatcactagagaatgtggttccaccttactggactgtcactagagaatgtggttccattttactggactgtcactagagaatgtggttccactttactggactgtcactagagaatgtggttccactttactggactgtcactagagaatgtggttccacctTACTGGattgtcactagagaatgtggttccactttactggactgtcactagagaatgtggttccaccttactggactgtcactagagaatgtggttccactttactggactgtcactagagaatgtggttccacgttactggactgtcactagagaatgtggttccacctTACTGGACTGTCACTGGAGAATGTGGTTCCATTTTACaggactgtcactagagaatgtggttccactttactggactgtcactagagaatgtggttccactttactggactgtcactagagaatgtggttccacctTACTGGattgtcactagagaatgtggttccactttaatggactgtcactagagaatgtggttccactttactggactgtcactagagaatgtggttccattttactggactgtcactagagaatgtggttccacgttactggactgtcactagagaatgtggttccaccttactggactgtcactagagaatggggttccactttactggactgtcactagagaatgtggttccactttactggactgtcactagagaatgtggttccacgttactggactgtcactagagaatgtggttccactttactggattgtcactagagaatgtggttccactttactggactgtcactagagaatgtggttccaccttactgtactgtcactagagaatgtggttccactttactgaactgtcactagagaatgtggttccactttactggactgtcactagagaatgtggttccactttactggactgtcactagagaatgtggttccaccttactggactgtcactagagaatgtggttccactttactggactgtcactagagaatgtggttccactttactggactgtcactagagaatgtggttccaccttactggactgtcactagagaatgtggttccaccttactggactgtcactagagaatgtggttccaccttactggactgtcactagagaatgtggttccactttactggactgtcactagagaatgtggttccactttactgtactgtcactagagaatgtggttcaactttactggactgtcactagagaatgtggttccaccttactggactgtcactagagaatgtggttccactttactggactgtcactagagaatgtgtttccactttactggactgtcactagagaatgtggttcacctttactggactgtcactcTAGAATGTGGTTCCACCTTACTGGattgtcactagagaatgtggttccaccttactggactgtcactagagaatgtggttccaccttactggactgtcactagagaatgtggttccattttactggactgtcactagagaatgtggttccactttactggactgtcaatagagaatgtggttccactttactggactgtcactagagaatgtggttcgactttactggactgtcactagagaatgtggttccactttactagactgtcactagagaatgtggttccactttactggactgtcactagagaatgtggttccactttactggactgtcactagagaatgtggttccaccttactgtactgtcactagagaatgtggttccactttactgaactgtcactagagaatgtggttccactttactggactgtcactagagaatgtggttccactttactggactgtcactagagaatgtggttccaccttactggactgtcactagagaatgtggttccactttactggactgtcactagagaatgtggttccactttactggactgtcactagagaatgtggttccaccttactggactgtcactagagaatgtggttccaccttactggactgtcactagagaatgtggttccaccttactggactgtcactagagaatgtggttccactttactggactgtcactagagaatgtggttccactttactgtactgtcactagagaatgtggttcaactttactggactgtcactagagaatgtggttccaccttactggactgtcactagagaatgtggttccactttactggactgtcactagagaatgtgtttccactttactggactgtcactagagaatgtggttcacctttactggactgtcactcTAGAATGTGGTTCCACCTTACTGGattgtcactagagaatgtggttccaccttactggactgtcactagagaatgtggttccaccttactggactgtcactatAGAATGTGGTTCCAttttactggactgtcactagagaatgtggttccactttactggactgtcaatagagaatgtggttccactttactggactgtcactagagaatgtggttcgactttactggactgtcactagagaatgtggttccactttactagactgtcactagagaatgtggttccactttactggactgtcactagagaatgtggttccactttactggactgtcactagagaatgtggttccactttactggactgtcactagagaatgtggttccactttactggactgtcactagagaatgtggttccactttactggactgtcactagagattgtggttccactttactggactgtcactagagaatggggttccactttactggactgtcactagagattgtggttccactttactggactgtcactagagaatgtggttccactttactagactgtcactagagaatgtggttccactttactggactgtcactagagaatgtggttccaccttactggactgtcactagagaatgtggttccactttactggactgtcactagagattgtggttccactttactggactgtcactaaAGAATGGGTTTCAcctttactggactgtcactagagaatgtggttacaccttactggactgtcactagagaatgtggttccac harbors:
- the LOC118936420 gene encoding adenylate cyclase type 1-like; this encodes MGVECLRLLNEIIADFDELMDKECYKDIEKIKTIGSTYMAAVGLVPTTGSKAKKSTSSHLCTVADFAVEMYDVLDAINYQSYNDFVLRVGINVGPVVAGVIGARRPQYDIWGNTVNVASRMDTTGLPGKIQVTEDVQRIIKGQYDFVCRGKVSVKGKGQMLTYFLEGRIPGRGSQHQPRNLDRSRTSLFNRSAISNICTKLSPAPTMTAYSTMRNPTPGTANAATTSTNSTILYLPSVAVPTAMEV